The proteins below are encoded in one region of Desertifilum tharense IPPAS B-1220:
- a CDS encoding ATP-binding protein: MPSRQPSPSFPSVTEDNLLTLLWETASIALCITDEQGNLVSVNAAYLKLYGGLASEVLGQHFTTVLLGVGESQQSQSYEGQMQCKNGEVRDLQVTIAPLHSENRNLQLMTLVDITERKRLGRALQHSEQRLEKLAAHIPGTLYQFCLSREGKFYFPYISLGIAEIAELDAATVIADAQSLLSLVHPDDWAELEESIVLSAQTLHPWKWEGRCITPSGKVKWVQGASRPELHADGSIVWDGWLMEITDRKQTNAALLERSRLATLCAKVGAILGQGGNLETILQECTRTLVVYLNAKGVKIWTFSSPTQPPQLQAVMGELAGECPAIGSEGMLASEFPAYPLIVDERLIGVLGIAEQEGFTDAVHHTLSWIANAIAVAIDRWWAREALLSRREGLLFRLASQIRNSLDLNTILNTAVQEIRSLLKIDRCHFLWCWPDLRSPTLTITHEASDANFPCWLGDYHLPNLEQMVERIQNLESWQIDDLSVFKNSSPQAACEVGLLSQGITAQLLLPLQTRSGQLGAIACIHFSGPRPWSDREVDLLQAVTNQLTLAIEQAELYALTRTDALRAQAQAQELKQALHKLQQTQAQLVQTEKMSSLGQMVAGIAHEINNPVNFINGNLLHASNYIEDLSELLTLYMQAYPNPASEITVKAQSIDLEFIQEDLPRILDSMRVGAERISQIVLSLRKFSRLDEAERKHVNLNEGIDNTLSILQHRLTSKTSPFAIQVIKKYSDLPAVECYAGQLNQVFMNILSNAIDALEEAYRQDYFRSDTTPTIWIYTQPISSHPNPDIEMPLDTVLIRIADNGIGIPDSIKKRLFDPFFTTKSVGKGTGLGLSISYQVVVERHGGSLECFSEPGQGAEFFIKIPISPIPVLPLE; the protein is encoded by the coding sequence ATGCCTAGTCGTCAACCCTCCCCATCTTTTCCCAGCGTTACCGAAGACAACCTGCTAACCCTGCTGTGGGAAACTGCTAGTATCGCTTTGTGCATTACCGACGAGCAAGGCAATTTAGTCAGCGTTAACGCGGCTTATCTCAAGCTGTATGGCGGGTTAGCCAGCGAAGTCCTCGGTCAGCATTTTACAACGGTCTTGTTGGGTGTAGGGGAGTCGCAACAGTCTCAAAGCTACGAGGGGCAAATGCAATGTAAAAATGGAGAAGTTCGCGACCTTCAGGTGACTATCGCCCCATTACACTCTGAAAACCGTAATTTGCAGTTGATGACGCTTGTGGATATTACAGAACGCAAGCGCTTAGGACGCGCCCTGCAACATAGCGAACAGAGGTTGGAAAAGCTGGCGGCTCATATTCCGGGGACGCTTTATCAATTTTGTTTAAGCCGGGAGGGGAAATTTTACTTTCCCTATATCAGCTTGGGAATTGCTGAGATTGCCGAACTCGATGCCGCAACGGTCATCGCCGATGCTCAATCTCTACTCAGCTTAGTTCATCCCGATGACTGGGCAGAATTGGAAGAATCAATCGTTCTTTCGGCTCAAACGCTACATCCTTGGAAGTGGGAAGGGCGATGCATTACCCCGTCGGGAAAAGTGAAGTGGGTGCAAGGGGCTTCGCGTCCTGAGTTGCACGCCGACGGTAGTATTGTCTGGGATGGTTGGTTAATGGAGATTACCGATCGCAAGCAAACCAATGCGGCTTTGTTAGAGCGATCGCGCCTAGCGACTCTCTGTGCAAAAGTGGGCGCAATTTTGGGGCAAGGGGGAAATTTAGAGACGATTCTGCAAGAATGTACCCGTACCCTGGTGGTTTATTTAAATGCCAAGGGGGTGAAAATTTGGACGTTTTCCTCGCCGACTCAACCTCCACAATTGCAAGCTGTTATGGGCGAATTGGCTGGGGAATGTCCGGCAATTGGATCGGAGGGAATGTTGGCGTCTGAATTTCCGGCATATCCCTTAATTGTGGACGAACGTTTAATTGGAGTTTTAGGGATTGCAGAACAAGAAGGGTTTACGGATGCCGTTCATCATACCTTGTCTTGGATTGCCAATGCGATCGCGGTTGCGATTGACCGTTGGTGGGCGAGAGAAGCCTTACTTTCGCGGCGAGAAGGTTTATTATTTCGGCTAGCCAGCCAAATTCGCAATTCCCTAGACCTCAATACGATTCTCAACACGGCGGTTCAAGAAATTCGCAGCTTATTAAAGATTGACCGCTGTCATTTTTTGTGGTGCTGGCCCGATTTGCGATCGCCCACGCTAACCATTACGCACGAGGCGAGCGACGCTAACTTTCCCTGTTGGTTGGGAGACTATCACCTGCCCAACCTAGAACAGATGGTTGAGAGAATTCAAAACCTAGAGAGTTGGCAAATTGACGACCTATCGGTTTTTAAAAATAGTTCTCCGCAAGCAGCCTGCGAAGTCGGGTTGCTTTCCCAAGGGATTACGGCGCAACTCCTATTACCCCTGCAAACTCGTTCTGGACAACTGGGGGCAATTGCGTGCATTCATTTTAGCGGCCCCAGACCTTGGAGCGATCGCGAAGTCGATTTATTACAAGCCGTTACCAATCAATTAACCTTAGCCATTGAACAAGCGGAATTATATGCTCTCACTCGTACAGATGCCCTCCGCGCCCAAGCCCAAGCTCAGGAACTCAAACAAGCACTCCACAAACTCCAACAAACCCAAGCCCAACTGGTTCAAACTGAAAAGATGTCAAGTTTGGGACAAATGGTAGCGGGTATCGCCCATGAAATTAACAATCCGGTCAACTTCATTAATGGCAATCTCTTACATGCCAGTAACTATATTGAAGACCTGAGTGAATTGTTAACCCTCTATATGCAAGCCTATCCCAATCCCGCCTCAGAAATTACTGTTAAAGCCCAATCGATTGACTTAGAATTCATTCAGGAAGACCTTCCCCGGATCTTAGATTCTATGCGCGTTGGCGCAGAACGGATTAGTCAAATTGTTCTCTCCTTACGGAAATTCTCCCGGTTAGACGAAGCCGAAAGAAAGCACGTCAACCTCAACGAAGGCATTGACAATACCTTATCTATTTTACAACATCGCCTAACATCTAAAACTAGCCCATTTGCCATTCAAGTGATTAAAAAATATAGCGACTTACCCGCCGTTGAATGCTATGCTGGTCAACTCAATCAAGTCTTCATGAACATTCTCAGCAACGCCATTGATGCTCTAGAAGAAGCCTATCGCCAAGACTACTTTAGATCCGATACCACACCGACCATTTGGATTTATACCCAACCCATCAGCAGCCATCCTAATCCCGATATTGAAATGCCCCTCGATACCGTCCTGATTCGGATTGCTGATAATGGCATTGGCATTCCAGACTCGATTAAAAAGCGCCTATTCGATCCCTTTTTTACCACCAAATCGGTTGGTAAAGGCACCGGACTGGGCTTATCCATTAGCTATCAAGTTGTTGTTGAAAGACATGGCGGTAGCTTAGAATGTTTTTCTGAACCGGGTCAAGGTGCCGAGTTTTTCATTAAAATTCCAATTTCTCCTATCCCCGTTCTGCCTTTAGAGTAG
- a CDS encoding glutathione S-transferase family protein, which translates to MLKLYDFLPSGNGYKVRLLLTQLQIPFQRIEINILNQESRTPEFLQKNPNGRVPLIELESGEHLAESNAMLVYFSEGTPFYPHDRLLQAKVLQWMFFEQYSHEPYIATVRFWITELKKAQEYHAEILKRRPSGYAALGVMEQHLAQNTYFVDNRYTIADIALFAYTHVAEEGGYDLSGFPAIRNWIEQIQAQPHHIPITDPCTSS; encoded by the coding sequence ATGCTTAAACTTTATGATTTTCTGCCTTCCGGAAACGGCTATAAAGTCCGTTTATTACTGACTCAACTGCAAATTCCATTTCAGCGTATCGAGATTAATATTCTCAACCAGGAAAGCCGAACCCCAGAGTTCCTGCAAAAAAATCCCAATGGTCGCGTTCCCCTCATTGAATTAGAGTCTGGGGAACACCTCGCCGAATCGAATGCCATGTTAGTATATTTCAGCGAAGGGACGCCCTTTTATCCGCACGATCGCCTGCTGCAAGCTAAAGTATTACAGTGGATGTTTTTTGAGCAATATAGCCACGAACCCTACATCGCCACCGTCCGGTTTTGGATAACCGAACTCAAGAAAGCCCAAGAATATCACGCAGAAATCCTCAAACGTCGTCCATCGGGTTATGCTGCCCTGGGAGTGATGGAACAGCATCTCGCCCAAAACACCTACTTTGTCGATAACCGCTATACCATCGCCGATATTGCCCTATTTGCCTATACCCACGTTGCCGAAGAAGGCGGTTATGACCTTTCAGGCTTCCCAGCCATTCGCAATTGGATAGAGCAGATTCAAGCCCAACCTCACCATATCCCCATTACCGATCCTTGTACAAGCAGTTAA
- the rppA gene encoding two-component system response regulator RppA, which yields MTRILLVDDEVELTHSLSRVLEREGYEVDIAYDGAAAGELIEHQAYELLILDWMLPQQSGLELCQELRQHKIATPVLFLTAKDTIDDRVAGLDAGADDYLVKPFELRELLARVRALLRREVSRSETVSAPRLQVDDLELDCENQLAYRQGRAIELSEKETQLLEYFMRHPGQLLTHRQIHASVWSDSEKPSSNVLAAQIRLLRRKIEASGEVPLIHTVYGKGYRFGILVEID from the coding sequence ATGACCCGAATTCTGTTAGTGGATGATGAAGTTGAACTGACCCATTCATTAAGCCGCGTTTTAGAACGCGAAGGGTATGAGGTCGATATTGCCTATGATGGGGCGGCGGCGGGAGAATTAATCGAGCATCAGGCTTATGAATTGTTAATTCTCGATTGGATGTTGCCGCAACAGTCGGGGTTAGAGTTGTGCCAAGAATTGCGCCAACACAAGATTGCGACGCCCGTGCTTTTCCTGACGGCGAAAGATACGATTGATGACCGAGTGGCGGGATTGGATGCAGGGGCGGATGATTATTTGGTGAAGCCGTTTGAATTGCGGGAGTTGCTAGCCAGGGTAAGGGCGCTATTGCGTCGCGAGGTATCGCGCAGCGAAACAGTCAGCGCCCCTCGCTTGCAGGTTGACGATCTAGAGTTAGACTGTGAAAATCAGTTAGCGTATCGTCAAGGGCGGGCAATTGAACTTTCAGAGAAGGAAACTCAGTTACTAGAATATTTCATGCGCCATCCAGGACAGTTGCTCACTCACCGCCAAATTCATGCGTCGGTTTGGTCGGATAGCGAGAAACCCAGCAGTAATGTTTTAGCCGCCCAAATTCGCCTACTCCGTCGCAAAATTGAGGCATCGGGAGAGGTGCCTTTAATTCATACGGTTTACGGTAAGGGATATCGATTTGGCATCCTGGTGGAAATAGATTAA
- a CDS encoding glutathione S-transferase family protein codes for MSNLALIIGSKNYSSWSLRPWLALKQAGVEFQEICIPLDTPTTHTEILHYSPTGKVPVLQDGDLTIWESLAICEYIAERYAPQLWPQDTPSRAVARAVSCEMHSGFAELRRNMPMNCCARLPGTGRTLKVQANIERISNLWRNCRQTYGQEGVFLFGSFSIADAMFAPVISRFVTYDVVLDDCCQEYIRTLWSLPAMQEWLYEAQAECKTPKSL; via the coding sequence ATGAGCAACCTAGCCTTAATTATCGGCAGTAAAAACTATTCTTCGTGGTCGCTGCGACCTTGGTTAGCCTTAAAACAGGCTGGCGTTGAATTCCAAGAAATTTGCATTCCTCTCGATACCCCAACGACCCATACTGAGATTTTGCACTACTCTCCCACAGGAAAAGTCCCTGTTTTGCAAGATGGGGATTTAACGATTTGGGAATCTTTAGCGATTTGCGAATATATTGCAGAACGCTACGCCCCTCAGCTTTGGCCCCAGGACACCCCATCCCGCGCAGTTGCCCGTGCAGTGAGTTGTGAAATGCACTCTGGGTTTGCTGAACTTCGACGCAACATGCCGATGAACTGTTGTGCAAGGCTTCCAGGTACGGGACGGACTTTAAAGGTACAGGCGAATATTGAACGCATCAGCAACCTTTGGCGAAACTGTCGTCAAACCTATGGACAAGAGGGGGTGTTTTTGTTTGGTTCTTTTTCGATTGCAGATGCAATGTTTGCTCCCGTTATTTCCCGCTTTGTCACGTATGATGTAGTTCTAGACGATTGCTGCCAAGAATACATTCGCACTCTTTGGTCGCTACCCGCGATGCAAGAGTGGTTGTATGAAGCCCAAGCTGAATGTAAAACTCCCAAGTCTCTTTAA
- the hisG gene encoding ATP phosphoribosyltransferase, whose translation MITVALPKGALLKDSIQTFQALGLDFSAFLDSSNRQLQIMDPTQTAKALLVRAQDVPVYVEYGQAQLGVVGYDVLREKKPAVADLADLRYGKCRMSVAVKAASPYRSALELSPHCRVASKFVYCAREYFHSIDLPVEIIPLYGSVELGPITGMSEAIVDLVSTGRTLKDNGLIEIEVLFESTARLIAHPLSYRLNSGGMNEWIEKIRASLLAPT comes from the coding sequence ATGATTACCGTTGCACTGCCCAAGGGCGCACTTCTCAAAGACAGCATTCAAACTTTTCAAGCCCTTGGCTTAGATTTTAGTGCTTTTCTCGACTCTTCTAATCGCCAGTTGCAAATTATGGACCCGACGCAAACGGCGAAAGCCCTCCTCGTTCGCGCCCAAGATGTGCCTGTTTATGTTGAATACGGTCAAGCGCAATTGGGGGTGGTGGGTTACGATGTGCTGCGAGAGAAGAAACCGGCTGTTGCAGATTTGGCTGATTTACGCTACGGAAAATGCCGAATGTCAGTGGCGGTAAAAGCGGCAAGTCCCTATCGGTCGGCTTTGGAATTGTCTCCCCACTGTCGGGTTGCGTCTAAGTTTGTGTATTGCGCCCGCGAGTATTTTCATAGCATTGATTTACCTGTGGAAATTATCCCGCTTTATGGTTCAGTTGAGTTAGGGCCGATTACGGGGATGTCGGAAGCTATTGTTGATTTGGTGTCAACGGGTCGGACTCTAAAGGACAATGGCTTGATTGAGATTGAAGTTTTATTTGAAAGCACGGCGCGTTTAATTGCTCATCCCCTCAGCTATCGCTTGAATTCTGGTGGGATGAATGAATGGATTGAAAAAATTCGCGCTTCTCTTTTAGCGCCTACGTAA
- a CDS encoding methyltransferase, giving the protein MTFSSQKTDLAKSQSAATLLEMMYGFQISQAIYVATQLGIPDLLQNGSQSSEEVAQKLGIPRQRLEPLLHLLVSVGIFTENQDNTFQLNALSQHLLAGTPHSLRGTVLSMGAILYPLWGHLLEGIQTEEIAFTKTFNSSLYTYLQQNPETANRFNEWMQETTREWLFPILETYDFSGVKTLVDVGGGTGSLIAIILNANPQMQAILFDREDVVQGAPAVLTEAGVAQRCQIIGGDFFQTIPSGGDLYLLSRVLLNWEDPQALEILKNCHQAMTSKDRLVIVDFMLSPGQTSPFLGMGSLSLLLLGGHCMRKEDEFERLLSSAGFQVTHRLKTSGPVSIMEAQPANF; this is encoded by the coding sequence ATGACTTTCTCCTCTCAAAAAACTGACCTAGCAAAATCACAATCTGCTGCAACACTGCTAGAAATGATGTATGGCTTTCAAATTTCTCAAGCTATCTATGTCGCGACTCAACTTGGAATTCCTGACCTGTTGCAAAATGGATCTCAATCAAGCGAGGAAGTGGCTCAAAAGCTAGGCATCCCTCGCCAACGCCTTGAACCCCTACTGCACCTTCTCGTCAGCGTTGGTATCTTCACAGAAAATCAAGACAACACCTTTCAACTCAACGCCTTAAGCCAGCATCTCCTAGCAGGAACACCCCACTCTTTACGCGGAACCGTCCTCTCGATGGGTGCGATCCTCTATCCGCTTTGGGGACATTTATTAGAAGGCATTCAAACCGAAGAAATTGCCTTTACAAAAACCTTCAATTCCAGCTTATATACTTATTTGCAGCAAAATCCAGAAACTGCAAATCGCTTCAATGAATGGATGCAAGAAACCACTAGAGAATGGTTATTTCCCATTCTAGAAACCTACGATTTTTCAGGCGTCAAAACCTTAGTCGATGTGGGTGGCGGTACAGGAAGTTTAATCGCAATTATCCTCAACGCCAACCCTCAAATGCAGGCTATTTTATTTGACCGAGAAGACGTAGTACAAGGTGCCCCCGCAGTCTTAACAGAAGCCGGAGTTGCCCAAAGATGCCAAATTATCGGAGGCGACTTTTTCCAGACTATTCCATCCGGTGGCGACCTTTATTTACTCTCCCGCGTTCTCCTCAACTGGGAAGACCCTCAAGCCCTAGAAATTCTCAAAAACTGCCATCAAGCCATGACCTCCAAAGATAGATTAGTCATTGTTGACTTCATGCTATCTCCCGGACAAACGTCTCCCTTTCTGGGAATGGGTAGCCTTAGCCTCCTCCTACTCGGCGGTCATTGTATGCGAAAAGAAGATGAATTTGAACGCCTACTTTCCTCCGCAGGCTTTCAAGTCACGCATCGACTGAAAACATCAGGCCCAGTCAGCATTATGGAAGCCCAACCCGCCAATTTCTGA
- a CDS encoding type I polyketide synthase yields MMNSEALEGIAIVGMAGRFPGAQTVDEFWQNLCNGVESITFFSEEELIAAGIEPEVVRDPRYVKARGVLQDVAGFDAAFFGFHPKEAEITDPQHRLFLECAWEALETAGYDPETYRGLIGVYAGAGSFRTYFLENLYPNRELRASFGDYPLAIANEKDFLATRVSYKLNLQGPSVSVQTACSTSLVAICTACQSLLNYQCDLALAGGAAIGVPQIAGYFYQEGMILSPDGHCRAFDAQAQGTVSGNGVGIVALKRLEEAIAEGDYIYAVIKGYAINNDGSLKVGYTAPSIDGQAQAIASALAIADVHPETLSYVEAHGTGTPLGDPIEIAALTQAFQLDTQKTGFCAIGSAKTNLGHLDTAAGVTGVIKVAQMLRHQQIPPSLHFTQPNPKIDFAQSPFYVNTQLKTWPAQETARRAGVSSFGIGGTNAHVVLEEAPPRAPSGPSRPAQLLVLSAKTATALDCATENLAAHLQQRDNRDLADIAYTLKVGRQAFKHRRIAVCEDVEAGAIALSTGDPKQVFSGCPSLKDRPVIFLFSGQGSQYLNMGKELYQTEPLFRQQIDRCSQLLQPHLNLDLRQILYPDASTDTTPQLQQTAITQPALFAVEYALAQLWMAWGIRPQAMVGHSIGEYVAACLAGVFSLEEALFLVAMRGQLMQQMPPGAMLAVPLSEAQIQPFLGEQLDLAVLNNPSTSVVSGPQAAIEDLQKQLAAKEIESRCLHTSHAFHSRMMEPILEPFTAQVQKVKLHPPQIPYLSNVTGTWITPAAATDPQYYAQHLRQTVRFAENLQQLCKNSDAILLEVGPGRTLASLAKQHPQKAPQQEVFSSLRHPKEQQSDVAFLLTTLGKLWIAGITIDWAEFYRDEQRDRLPLPTYPFERQRYWIDPPGSLPEVAPIQTPPTHARPQLANSYTAPRTEIEQIMAQVWQRFLGIEQIGIDDDFFDLGGDSLLAVQLTAQLSEKLGTEVSAHSLLQASTVASLAELLTESTPVRDPVLVAIRRGNVEPPLFLIHPVGGHVYIYRDLARYLDSNRPIYGIQAEEKESLVTVEAIATRYLEAARDRQPQGPYYLGGSSFGGTIAFEMAQQLTQQGEKVALLTLIDTPGPGQMPVLATEDDTAILVYLLGVGFNLPLSLDRLQQLTADDQLQYFLDQAKVADKIIPPDFGLPEVRQFIHWFKVHARAMQNYQPQPYPGRLLFFKASDRNQINPPYPEKPWIEVAQDGLELHEIPGNHITMNYPPHVQILAEKLRSYLA; encoded by the coding sequence ATGATGAATTCAGAAGCTTTGGAAGGGATTGCAATTGTGGGGATGGCGGGGCGCTTTCCGGGGGCCCAAACGGTGGATGAGTTTTGGCAAAATCTCTGCAATGGCGTGGAATCGATTACTTTCTTTTCGGAGGAAGAATTGATTGCGGCGGGGATTGAACCGGAGGTGGTTCGCGATCCGCGTTATGTTAAAGCGCGAGGGGTTTTACAAGATGTTGCGGGGTTTGATGCGGCTTTTTTTGGGTTTCATCCGAAAGAGGCAGAAATTACCGATCCGCAACACCGCTTATTTTTAGAATGCGCTTGGGAAGCCCTAGAAACGGCGGGATATGACCCAGAAACATATCGCGGGTTAATTGGGGTCTATGCGGGGGCGGGGAGTTTTAGAACCTACTTTTTAGAGAACCTCTACCCCAATCGGGAATTGCGAGCTTCCTTTGGCGATTATCCCTTAGCGATCGCCAATGAGAAAGATTTTTTGGCGACGCGCGTTTCTTACAAGCTGAATTTGCAAGGGCCTAGCGTTAGCGTACAAACGGCCTGTTCTACTTCCTTGGTGGCCATTTGTACCGCCTGCCAAAGCTTGCTCAATTATCAGTGCGATTTAGCCCTCGCGGGCGGGGCGGCCATTGGCGTGCCTCAAATCGCGGGTTATTTCTACCAAGAGGGGATGATTTTATCTCCCGACGGTCATTGTCGGGCCTTTGATGCCCAGGCCCAAGGCACGGTTAGCGGGAATGGAGTGGGTATCGTTGCCCTCAAACGCTTGGAAGAGGCGATCGCAGAGGGCGATTATATCTATGCGGTCATTAAAGGCTATGCCATCAATAACGATGGGTCGCTGAAAGTGGGTTACACCGCCCCCAGTATAGACGGTCAAGCGCAGGCGATCGCGAGTGCATTGGCGATCGCCGATGTCCACCCAGAAACCCTTAGCTACGTTGAAGCCCACGGTACGGGGACGCCTTTGGGCGATCCGATTGAAATTGCGGCCCTGACTCAAGCCTTTCAACTCGATACCCAAAAAACGGGTTTCTGCGCCATCGGTTCGGCAAAAACAAACCTCGGCCATTTAGACACGGCTGCTGGCGTTACCGGAGTTATTAAAGTGGCCCAAATGTTGCGCCATCAACAGATTCCCCCCAGCTTGCACTTCACGCAACCCAACCCCAAAATTGACTTTGCCCAAAGTCCCTTCTACGTCAACACGCAACTCAAGACCTGGCCCGCCCAGGAAACGGCGCGTCGGGCGGGGGTCAGTTCCTTTGGCATTGGCGGAACCAATGCCCATGTCGTGCTAGAAGAAGCGCCCCCTAGGGCACCCTCTGGCCCTTCTCGCCCCGCCCAACTCCTAGTCCTCTCGGCAAAAACAGCAACCGCCCTCGACTGCGCCACCGAGAATTTAGCCGCCCACTTGCAGCAGCGAGACAACCGCGATCTAGCCGATATTGCCTATACGCTGAAAGTAGGACGCCAAGCCTTCAAACATCGCCGGATTGCCGTCTGTGAGGACGTAGAAGCAGGCGCGATTGCCCTTAGCACTGGCGATCCCAAACAGGTATTTTCCGGCTGTCCCAGTCTCAAAGACCGCCCGGTTATCTTCCTGTTTTCCGGTCAGGGTTCCCAGTACCTCAACATGGGAAAAGAACTCTACCAAACCGAACCCCTGTTTCGCCAACAAATCGATCGATGTTCCCAACTTCTCCAACCCCATCTCAACCTCGACCTGCGCCAAATTCTTTACCCCGACGCCTCCACAGATACCACCCCTCAACTGCAACAAACAGCCATTACCCAACCCGCCCTCTTTGCGGTTGAATATGCCCTCGCCCAGTTGTGGATGGCCTGGGGTATTCGTCCCCAAGCAATGGTCGGTCATAGCATTGGGGAATACGTTGCAGCTTGTTTAGCCGGGGTTTTCTCCCTAGAAGAGGCGCTATTCCTAGTCGCGATGCGGGGACAACTGATGCAACAAATGCCCCCTGGGGCAATGCTAGCCGTTCCCCTATCCGAAGCCCAAATTCAACCCTTTTTAGGAGAACAACTCGACCTCGCCGTCCTGAATAACCCCTCGACTAGCGTTGTTTCCGGCCCCCAGGCAGCCATTGAGGACTTGCAGAAGCAACTGGCGGCCAAAGAGATTGAAAGCCGCTGCCTGCACACTTCCCACGCTTTCCATTCTCGGATGATGGAGCCAATCTTAGAGCCATTTACCGCCCAAGTCCAAAAAGTCAAACTCCACCCACCCCAAATTCCCTATCTTTCTAACGTCACGGGAACTTGGATAACCCCAGCCGCAGCAACCGATCCGCAGTATTATGCTCAACATCTGCGGCAAACGGTACGCTTTGCGGAAAACCTGCAACAGTTATGCAAAAATTCCGATGCAATTCTCCTAGAAGTCGGCCCCGGACGAACGCTTGCTAGTCTCGCCAAACAACATCCCCAAAAAGCCCCCCAACAGGAGGTTTTTTCTTCCTTACGCCATCCCAAAGAACAGCAGTCTGATGTGGCATTTCTCTTGACTACATTAGGCAAATTGTGGATTGCTGGCATTACGATCGATTGGGCAGAATTCTACCGCGACGAACAACGCGATCGCCTCCCCTTGCCCACCTATCCCTTTGAACGCCAGCGCTATTGGATCGATCCGCCGGGATCTCTCCCAGAAGTTGCCCCCATCCAGACGCCGCCAACCCACGCGCGACCCCAGTTAGCCAATTCCTATACTGCACCGAGAACTGAGATTGAACAAATCATGGCTCAAGTCTGGCAGCGTTTCTTAGGCATCGAACAAATTGGCATTGACGATGATTTCTTTGACTTGGGGGGAGATTCTCTGCTGGCCGTGCAGTTGACGGCGCAACTTAGCGAAAAACTAGGAACTGAAGTTTCGGCCCATAGCTTATTGCAAGCCTCTACAGTGGCCAGTTTAGCCGAACTTTTAACTGAATCTACCCCTGTCCGCGATCCAGTCTTAGTTGCAATTCGACGCGGTAATGTTGAACCGCCTTTATTCTTAATCCATCCTGTGGGCGGTCATGTTTATATCTATCGAGATTTAGCCCGCTATCTTGATAGCAACCGTCCCATTTACGGCATCCAAGCTGAAGAAAAAGAGTCCTTAGTCACCGTAGAAGCGATCGCAACTCGCTATCTCGAAGCCGCGCGCGATCGCCAACCCCAAGGCCCTTACTATCTAGGCGGTTCTTCCTTTGGCGGAACGATTGCCTTTGAAATGGCACAACAACTCACCCAGCAAGGCGAGAAAGTTGCACTTTTGACCCTAATTGATACTCCAGGCCCCGGTCAAATGCCGGTGTTAGCCACGGAGGATGATACGGCAATTCTGGTTTATTTATTGGGCGTTGGGTTTAACCTCCCCCTCTCCCTAGATCGCCTGCAACAATTAACCGCCGACGACCAACTGCAATATTTCTTAGACCAAGCAAAAGTCGCCGACAAAATCATTCCTCCAGATTTTGGCTTGCCCGAAGTGCGGCAGTTTATCCACTGGTTTAAAGTTCATGCTCGCGCCATGCAGAATTACCAACCTCAACCCTATCCCGGACGCCTGCTCTTTTTTAAGGCTAGCGATCGCAATCAGATTAACCCCCCCTATCCTGAAAAGCCTTGGATTGAAGTTGCCCAAGACGGGTTAGAACTGCACGAAATCCCCGGCAATCATATCACGATGAATTATCCTCCTCACGTCCAAATCTTAGCCGAGAAACTGCGGTCCTATCTCGCTTAA